A genomic stretch from Erwinia sp. E_sp_B01_1 includes:
- a CDS encoding 7-cyano-7-deazaguanine/7-aminomethyl-7-deazaguanine transporter, with product MISFSKNQRMHALVWLSLFHVLVITSSNYLVQLPISVFGFHTTWGAFSFPFIFLATDLTVRIFGAPLARRIILAVMIPALFISYGVSALFYQGEWQGFAALKEVNLFVARIACASFMAYALGQILDVHVFNRLRQLPQWWIAPASAMFLGNISDTLAFFFIAFYKSPDAFMAQNWVEIALVDYSFKVLICMIFFLPAYGLLLNAMLKRLAEKSRLTQANFG from the coding sequence ATGATTTCTTTTTCAAAAAATCAGCGCATGCATGCGTTGGTCTGGCTGTCGCTGTTTCATGTACTGGTGATCACTTCCAGTAACTATCTGGTGCAACTGCCGATCTCTGTTTTCGGTTTCCACACCACCTGGGGCGCCTTCAGCTTCCCGTTTATCTTTCTTGCCACCGATCTGACCGTGCGAATTTTTGGTGCGCCGCTGGCTCGTCGCATTATTCTGGCGGTAATGATCCCGGCCCTGTTTATCTCCTACGGCGTTTCAGCCCTCTTCTATCAGGGAGAATGGCAGGGTTTTGCCGCGCTGAAAGAGGTCAATCTGTTTGTCGCCCGCATCGCCTGCGCCAGTTTTATGGCCTACGCGCTGGGTCAGATACTGGACGTGCACGTCTTTAACCGTCTGCGCCAGCTGCCGCAGTGGTGGATAGCACCGGCTTCCGCCATGTTCCTTGGCAATATCAGTGACACGCTGGCCTTCTTCTTTATCGCCTTCTATAAAAGCCCCGATGCTTTTATGGCGCAGAACTGGGTCGAGATTGCTCTGGTGGATTACAGCTTCAAAGTGCTTATCTGCATGATTTTCTTTTTGCCCGCTTATGGCCTGCTGTTGAATGCCATGCTGAAACGCCTTGCGGAAAAATCCCGCCTCACCCAGGCCAACTTCGGCTAA
- the tusA gene encoding sulfurtransferase TusA, whose protein sequence is MSDLFANPDQTLDALGLRCPEPVMMVRKAVRHMQEGETLLIIADDPATTRDIPGFCRFMEHTLVAQLTEQVPYKYLLRKGLPG, encoded by the coding sequence ATGAGCGATCTGTTCGCCAACCCCGATCAAACCCTGGATGCCTTGGGCCTGCGCTGCCCGGAGCCTGTAATGATGGTGCGCAAAGCCGTGCGCCATATGCAGGAGGGCGAAACCCTGCTGATTATTGCTGACGATCCGGCAACCACCCGCGATATCCCCGGCTTCTGTCGTTTTATGGAACATACGCTGGTCGCCCAACTGACAGAGCAGGTACCCTATAAGTATCTGTTGAGAAAAGGGCTTCCGGGCTGA
- a CDS encoding zinc/cadmium/mercury/lead-transporting ATPase, with translation MHPHSSSCPCGQTHAHSQHGCTSKPRPVIKKIASLSMAAPETSCCSDAGCGPADEPDEESDNAGSAERLSWIINGMDCPACARKIETAVNKLAEVNHARVLFATEKLVVTADKDVSRQVEAAVIQAGFTLKRSNAPKTVEDHPGFWQENRAIISLCVMMLLSWSIHFISPQAAKIAFTLTTLAGAWPVARSALRLIRSGTPFAIETLMTVAAIGALFIGATSEAAMVLLLFLLGERLESFAASRARRGVTALMALKPEEAVRIRGDRRETVALNALRPGDIIEVAPGDRLPADALLRSSFASFDESALTGESVPVERQQGEAVAAGCLSVDRQVQLEVVSKPGESAVDRILHLIEEAESNRAPIERFLDRFSRIYTPAIMALALLVAVIPPLLLGAEWQPWIYKGLTLLLIGCPCALVISTPAAITSGLAAASRRGVLIKGGAALESLNAIRTLAFDKTGTLTQGKPEVTALIALTGESESSLLAKAAAVESGSSHPLAKAIVSLAAEQNLTLAQATAQRALAGSGVEAIVEGHTLLISAPGRLAEGRLDWAQAERVATLEAAGNTVVVLMQDGLPTALIALRDTLRADAAEALAELRALNIHTLMLTGDNPRAAAAIAGELGIDYRAGLLPADKVAAIRELNQHQPVAMAGDGINDAPAMKAATVGIAMGSGSDVALETADAALTHNRLGGLATMIRLARATHSNIRQNITIALGLKAVFLVTTLLGITGLWLAVLADSGATALVTANALRLLRKS, from the coding sequence ATGCACCCGCACTCATCATCTTGCCCTTGTGGTCAGACCCACGCTCACAGCCAGCATGGCTGCACCAGCAAACCTCGTCCCGTGATTAAAAAAATTGCTTCGCTCAGCATGGCAGCACCGGAAACCAGCTGTTGCAGTGATGCAGGATGCGGCCCGGCTGACGAGCCTGATGAGGAAAGCGACAATGCCGGTTCGGCAGAACGTTTAAGCTGGATAATTAACGGGATGGATTGCCCGGCTTGTGCCCGCAAAATCGAAACGGCCGTAAATAAACTCGCTGAAGTCAATCATGCCCGGGTGCTGTTCGCCACGGAAAAACTGGTGGTCACCGCCGACAAAGATGTCAGCAGGCAGGTTGAGGCCGCCGTTATCCAGGCCGGGTTTACCCTGAAACGCAGCAATGCGCCAAAGACGGTTGAGGATCATCCCGGCTTCTGGCAGGAAAATCGCGCCATTATATCGCTCTGCGTGATGATGCTGTTGAGCTGGTCAATCCACTTCATCAGCCCTCAGGCTGCAAAGATTGCCTTTACCCTGACCACGCTGGCCGGAGCCTGGCCTGTTGCCCGCAGTGCATTGCGCCTGATCCGCAGCGGCACCCCCTTTGCTATTGAAACATTGATGACTGTCGCAGCCATCGGGGCCTTATTTATCGGCGCTACCTCAGAGGCTGCCATGGTTCTGCTGCTGTTTCTGCTGGGTGAACGGCTGGAGTCTTTTGCCGCCAGCCGCGCACGCCGTGGCGTAACGGCGCTGATGGCGCTAAAACCCGAAGAGGCTGTCCGTATCCGGGGAGACCGGCGTGAAACCGTTGCTCTGAACGCGCTGCGCCCTGGCGATATTATTGAAGTTGCCCCCGGTGACAGGCTGCCAGCCGATGCCCTTTTACGCTCTTCCTTTGCCAGCTTTGATGAAAGCGCCTTAACCGGTGAATCAGTTCCGGTTGAGCGCCAGCAGGGCGAAGCCGTAGCCGCAGGCTGCCTGAGCGTCGACCGCCAGGTTCAGCTGGAAGTGGTATCAAAGCCGGGTGAAAGTGCCGTTGACCGTATCCTGCACCTGATAGAAGAAGCCGAGTCTAACCGCGCACCGATAGAACGTTTCCTCGATCGTTTCAGCCGTATCTACACCCCGGCGATCATGGCGCTGGCATTGCTGGTAGCGGTAATCCCTCCGCTGCTGCTGGGCGCAGAGTGGCAACCCTGGATTTACAAAGGGCTCACCCTGCTGCTGATTGGCTGCCCCTGCGCACTGGTTATCTCCACGCCTGCGGCGATCACTTCCGGCCTGGCAGCAGCCTCACGCCGCGGCGTGTTAATTAAAGGCGGTGCGGCACTTGAGAGTCTTAACGCTATCCGCACGCTGGCTTTCGATAAAACCGGTACGCTGACGCAGGGTAAGCCTGAAGTCACTGCCCTGATTGCGCTGACAGGAGAGAGTGAATCCTCACTGCTGGCCAAAGCGGCAGCGGTGGAAAGCGGCTCCTCACATCCGCTGGCGAAGGCCATTGTCTCCCTGGCGGCTGAACAAAACCTGACGCTGGCACAGGCAACCGCCCAGCGGGCACTGGCTGGCAGCGGCGTTGAAGCCATTGTTGAAGGTCACACCTTGTTGATCAGCGCACCTGGCAGGCTGGCTGAGGGCAGACTGGATTGGGCGCAGGCTGAACGCGTGGCCACGCTTGAAGCCGCAGGAAACACGGTAGTGGTACTGATGCAGGATGGACTGCCAACCGCTCTGATTGCCCTGCGTGATACCCTGCGTGCCGATGCGGCAGAGGCTCTCGCAGAGCTGCGCGCGCTGAATATCCATACTCTGATGTTAACCGGGGATAATCCCCGGGCTGCCGCAGCTATCGCCGGTGAGCTTGGGATAGATTATCGCGCCGGCTTATTGCCCGCAGATAAGGTGGCAGCCATCAGGGAGCTGAATCAGCATCAGCCCGTAGCCATGGCAGGCGATGGGATTAACGATGCACCAGCGATGAAAGCCGCCACGGTGGGGATTGCCATGGGCAGTGGCAGCGATGTGGCACTGGAAACAGCCGATGCCGCCCTGACCCATAACCGGCTTGGCGGCCTGGCAACGATGATCCGCCTGGCCAGGGCAACGCACAGCAATATCCGTCAGAACATCACTATCGCGCTGGGGCTTAAAGCGGTCTTTCTGGTGACTACACTGCTCGGCATCACCGGCTTATGGCTGGCCGTGCTGGCCGATTCAGGCGCTACCGCATTAGTCACCGCTAACGCGTTACGCCTGCTGCGCAAATCCTGA
- a CDS encoding lysoplasmalogenase, protein MIWSFLAVFFSSWLYVDASYRGPQWQRWVFKPVTLLLLLALAWQAPVLNTTDYLILFGLLATLIGDALTLLPNRRMLYAIGAFFLSHLLYTLCFASNMTLTFFWPIPLAVLIIGAALIATIWTRLEDLRWPICTFIGMTLLMVWLAAEQYFFRPTDYSFSLMVGTSLLLLANIVWLGSHYRHRFTADSAIVAACYFAGHFMIVRSLYL, encoded by the coding sequence ATGATTTGGTCGTTTCTGGCAGTCTTTTTCTCCAGCTGGTTATATGTCGACGCTTCCTATCGCGGCCCGCAGTGGCAACGGTGGGTCTTCAAGCCCGTCACTCTCCTGCTGTTGCTGGCGTTGGCTTGGCAGGCACCGGTGCTTAATACCACGGACTATTTGATCCTCTTCGGGCTGCTGGCCACGCTGATTGGCGACGCGCTCACGCTGTTACCCAACCGCCGCATGCTTTATGCCATCGGTGCTTTCTTCCTTTCTCATCTGCTTTACACCCTGTGCTTTGCCAGCAACATGACGCTGACCTTCTTCTGGCCCATCCCGCTGGCAGTGCTGATTATTGGGGCAGCCCTGATCGCCACCATCTGGACCAGGCTGGAAGATCTGCGCTGGCCGATTTGTACATTTATCGGCATGACGCTGCTGATGGTCTGGCTGGCTGCTGAACAATATTTCTTCCGCCCAACGGATTACAGCTTCTCGCTGATGGTCGGTACCTCGCTGCTGTTGCTGGCCAATATTGTCTGGCTGGGTAGCCACTACCGCCACCGCTTCACCGCTGACAGCGCTATTGTCGCCGCCTGCTATTTTGCCGGCCACTTTATGATTGTCCGTTCGCTCTATCTTTAA
- a CDS encoding DUF2500 domain-containing protein produces MKPSLIFFVVLAVIAVLATRQFIKQRREVAVNDASPVRSIPAQVKAKKEVPITNRRSRQREVIPVEEMRYEAWFHPLNGAGDFKLVLKEQDYRQIDQGEKGQLKIQGTRFISFSSR; encoded by the coding sequence ATGAAGCCATCACTCATTTTTTTCGTCGTACTGGCTGTCATCGCCGTGCTGGCCACGCGGCAGTTTATCAAGCAGCGGCGGGAAGTCGCGGTAAATGATGCTTCGCCAGTGCGTTCAATACCGGCACAGGTCAAAGCCAAGAAAGAGGTTCCGATTACTAACCGCCGCTCTCGCCAGCGTGAAGTTATTCCGGTAGAGGAGATGCGTTACGAGGCCTGGTTCCACCCTTTAAACGGGGCAGGCGATTTCAAACTGGTGTTGAAAGAGCAGGATTACAGGCAGATTGACCAGGGTGAGAAAGGGCAGTTAAAAATTCAGGGAACGCGGTTTATTTCGTTCAGCAGTCGGTAA
- a CDS encoding DUF1145 family protein, producing the protein MLINLGRLLMACVWAFLLLNLVHPFPKPLKYFIDVALFFMVIMHGLQLVLMRATQPKDAPKLSGLMQIKIFFFGVFELLAWQKKFMPKK; encoded by the coding sequence ATGCTGATTAATCTTGGCCGGCTGTTGATGGCCTGCGTCTGGGCCTTTTTGTTGCTCAACCTGGTGCATCCCTTCCCCAAACCGCTGAAGTATTTTATCGATGTGGCGCTGTTTTTCATGGTGATCATGCATGGCCTGCAGCTGGTGTTGATGCGGGCAACGCAACCGAAAGATGCCCCTAAACTCAGTGGCCTGATGCAGATAAAAATCTTCTTCTTCGGCGTATTTGAACTGCTGGCATGGCAGAAAAAATTTATGCCGAAGAAGTAA
- the ftsE gene encoding cell division ATP-binding protein FtsE, which produces MIRFEEVSKAYLGGRQALQGVDFHLRPGEMAFLTGHSGAGKSTLLKLICGIERPSAGQIWFSGHDISRLKNSEVPFLRRQIGMIFQDHHLLMDRSVYDNVAIPLIIAGASGEDIRRRVSAALDKVGLLDKAKSYPIQLSGGEQQRVGIARAVVNKPAVLLADEPTGNLDDALSEDILRLFEEFNRVGVTVLMATHDRALIARRNYRLMTLNQGRLHGGQGG; this is translated from the coding sequence ATGATTCGCTTTGAAGAAGTCAGTAAGGCTTATCTCGGCGGTCGGCAAGCGCTTCAGGGGGTAGATTTTCATCTGCGTCCGGGAGAAATGGCGTTTCTGACCGGACATTCCGGGGCCGGGAAAAGCACCCTGCTAAAGCTTATTTGTGGTATCGAGCGCCCAAGTGCCGGCCAGATCTGGTTCAGCGGCCATGACATCAGTCGCCTGAAAAACAGCGAAGTGCCGTTTTTGCGCCGCCAGATCGGTATGATCTTTCAGGACCACCACCTGTTGATGGATCGTTCCGTATATGACAACGTGGCCATTCCGTTGATCATCGCCGGGGCCAGCGGAGAAGATATTCGCCGTCGCGTATCTGCCGCGCTGGACAAAGTGGGCCTGCTGGACAAGGCCAAAAGCTATCCGATCCAACTTTCTGGCGGTGAACAGCAGCGTGTAGGCATTGCCCGCGCCGTGGTAAACAAACCTGCCGTTCTGCTGGCTGATGAACCCACCGGTAACCTGGATGATGCTCTGTCGGAAGATATCCTTCGCCTGTTCGAAGAGTTCAACCGTGTTGGCGTCACCGTACTGATGGCAACCCATGACCGGGCGCTGATCGCCCGGCGTAATTATCGCCTGATGACTTTAAATCAGGGACGTTTGCACGGAGGCCAGGGTGGTTAA
- the ftsX gene encoding permease-like cell division protein FtsX, whose protein sequence is MVNKRNSRTPAPKAAKQKRPSKSKALKGGWQEQWRYALHGSLSDMWRQPLATLLTVMVIAISLTLPSVCYMVWKNVNQAAEQWYPAPQLTVYLSKTLDDDAAENVVAQLKKEDGVDKVNYLSREEAMGEFRNWSGFGGAMDMLEQNPLPAVAIITPKMTFQSNDTMNNLRDRVSKVQGVDEVKMDDSWFARLAALTGLVGQVAAMIGILMIVAVFLVIGNSVRLSIFARRDTINVQKLIGATDGFILRPFLYGGALLGFAGALLSLILSEVLVFRLETVVTQVAAVFGTTFNLTGLAWDESLLLLLVSAMIGWIAAWLATVQHLRRFTPQ, encoded by the coding sequence GTGGTTAATAAACGCAATTCCCGGACGCCTGCACCCAAAGCGGCAAAACAGAAGCGCCCCTCTAAAAGCAAAGCGCTGAAAGGCGGCTGGCAGGAGCAGTGGCGATATGCGCTGCATGGCTCGCTTTCTGATATGTGGCGTCAACCGTTAGCCACCTTGCTGACGGTGATGGTGATTGCCATCTCACTGACGTTGCCAAGCGTATGCTACATGGTGTGGAAAAACGTCAATCAGGCAGCAGAACAATGGTATCCCGCACCTCAGTTGACGGTTTACCTGAGTAAAACGCTGGATGACGACGCGGCAGAAAATGTTGTGGCGCAGTTGAAGAAAGAAGATGGCGTGGACAAAGTGAATTATCTGTCCCGCGAAGAGGCGATGGGCGAGTTCCGCAACTGGTCTGGTTTTGGTGGCGCGATGGACATGCTGGAGCAGAATCCACTGCCTGCCGTTGCCATCATCACGCCAAAGATGACCTTCCAGAGCAACGACACCATGAATAACCTGCGCGACCGCGTATCGAAAGTGCAGGGCGTGGATGAAGTGAAGATGGATGACAGCTGGTTTGCCCGCCTTGCCGCGCTGACCGGCCTGGTCGGCCAGGTGGCAGCCATGATCGGTATTCTGATGATTGTGGCCGTGTTCCTTGTGATCGGTAACAGCGTGCGGCTCAGTATCTTTGCGCGTCGCGACACCATCAATGTGCAGAAGCTGATTGGCGCAACAGATGGCTTTATTCTGCGGCCTTTCCTTTATGGCGGTGCGTTGCTCGGATTCGCCGGTGCGCTGCTGTCGTTGATCCTTTCAGAAGTCCTGGTGTTCCGTCTGGAAACGGTAGTGACTCAGGTTGCCGCCGTCTTTGGCACCACCTTTAATCTGACCGGTTTAGCCTGGGATGAGAGCCTGCTGCTGCTGCTGGTCTCCGCCATGATTGGCTGGATAGCCGCCTGGCTGGCGACGGTGCAACATTTACGTCGATTTACGCCGCAGTAA
- the rpoH gene encoding RNA polymerase sigma factor RpoH, translating into MTKEMQTLAIAPLGNLDSYIRAANAWPMLTAEEEKALAERLHYQGDLEAAKTLILSHLRFVVHVARNYSGYGLPQADLIQEGNIGLMKAVRRFNPEVGVRLVSFAVHWIKAEIHEYVLRNWRIVKVATTKAQRKLFFNLRKAKQRLGWFNQDEVEMVARELGVSSKDVLEMESRMAAQDMTFDPTPDDEGEGRSMAPMLYLQDKSSDFAGGIEEDNWDAHAADKLSDAMQGLDERSQDIIRARWLDDDNKTTLQELADKYGVSAERVRQLEKNAMKKLRVAIEA; encoded by the coding sequence ATGACCAAAGAAATGCAAACTTTAGCTATTGCTCCTTTAGGCAACCTGGATTCCTATATCCGTGCTGCCAATGCCTGGCCTATGCTGACGGCAGAAGAGGAAAAAGCGTTGGCTGAACGGCTGCATTACCAGGGCGATCTGGAAGCAGCTAAAACGCTGATCCTGTCTCACCTGCGCTTTGTTGTTCATGTCGCTCGTAACTATTCGGGCTACGGCTTGCCGCAGGCTGATCTGATTCAGGAAGGGAATATCGGCCTGATGAAGGCAGTGCGTCGCTTTAACCCGGAGGTGGGCGTACGTCTGGTCTCTTTTGCGGTGCACTGGATCAAAGCCGAAATTCACGAATATGTCCTGCGTAACTGGCGTATTGTGAAGGTCGCCACCACCAAGGCTCAGCGCAAGCTGTTCTTTAACCTGCGTAAAGCCAAGCAGCGTTTAGGCTGGTTTAATCAGGACGAAGTGGAGATGGTTGCCCGTGAACTGGGTGTTTCCAGCAAAGATGTGCTGGAGATGGAGTCGCGTATGGCGGCCCAGGACATGACTTTCGATCCTACGCCGGATGATGAAGGTGAAGGCCGCTCTATGGCGCCTATGCTCTACCTGCAGGATAAGTCCTCTGACTTTGCCGGTGGCATTGAGGAAGATAACTGGGATGCGCATGCTGCGGATAAACTCAGTGATGCGATGCAGGGTCTTGATGAGCGTAGCCAGGACATTATCCGTGCCCGCTGGCTGGACGATGACAACAAAACCACCCTGCAGGAACTGGCCGATAAATACGGCGTTTCTGCAGAGCGTGTGCGTCAGCTTGAAAAGAACGCGATGAAAAAACTGCGTGTCGCTATCGAAGCGTAA
- the panM gene encoding aspartate 1-decarboxylase autocleavage activator PanM produces MKLTIIRLQHFSPQDRLDLAKIWPESDLAVLASVLSETQQIWAAKFNDRLLAAVKVTIKGTQGELVDFHVREVTRRRGVGSYLLEELLINNPAIVQWWMADKGVEDRLAMAAFMQHGGFVDQRDGWSWQVR; encoded by the coding sequence ATGAAGCTGACCATCATCAGACTGCAACACTTCTCCCCGCAGGACCGGCTTGATTTAGCGAAAATCTGGCCGGAGAGCGATCTGGCTGTCCTGGCGTCTGTACTGAGCGAAACCCAGCAAATTTGGGCGGCAAAATTCAATGACCGTCTGCTGGCGGCTGTTAAGGTCACGATAAAAGGAACGCAGGGCGAGCTGGTGGATTTTCACGTGCGGGAAGTGACCCGTCGCCGTGGCGTCGGAAGTTATCTGCTGGAAGAGTTACTGATAAACAATCCGGCGATCGTTCAATGGTGGATGGCGGATAAAGGTGTGGAAGATCGTCTGGCGATGGCCGCGTTTATGCAGCACGGAGGATTTGTTGATCAGAGGGACGGCTGGAGCTGGCAGGTGCGCTAA
- a CDS encoding branched-chain amino acid ABC transporter substrate-binding protein → MKISKGSAFLAGCVALAMSHAAVAKDIKVAIVGAMSGPVAQYGDMEFTGAKQAIADINAKGGVNGDKLVGVEYDDACDPKQAVAVANKVINDGIRYVIGHLCSSSTQPASDIYEDEGILMITPAATNADLTTRGYKMIMRTTGLDSDQGPTAATYILSEIKPQRIAVIHDKQQYGEGLARSVQESLKKNGGNVVMFEGITAGDKDFSTLVARLKKENVDFVYFGGYYPEMGQMLRQARAAGLKTQFMGPEGVGNSSLSNIAGAASEGMLVTLPKRYDQVPANKAIVDALKAKKLDSTGPFVWTTYAALQSLTTGMERSKSAEPEDIAKNLKEGAPVPTVMGDLSWDGKGDLKGFEFGIFKWHADGSSTAVK, encoded by the coding sequence ATGAAAATCAGTAAAGGTAGCGCGTTCCTGGCGGGTTGTGTGGCCCTGGCGATGAGCCACGCAGCCGTAGCGAAAGACATTAAAGTTGCCATTGTTGGCGCAATGTCTGGCCCGGTAGCGCAATATGGCGATATGGAATTCACCGGTGCTAAACAGGCGATTGCCGATATCAATGCCAAAGGTGGCGTGAACGGCGACAAACTGGTTGGCGTGGAATATGACGATGCCTGCGATCCAAAACAGGCCGTGGCCGTAGCCAACAAAGTGATCAACGACGGTATCCGTTACGTCATTGGTCATCTTTGCTCCTCCTCTACGCAGCCTGCTTCTGATATCTATGAAGACGAAGGCATACTGATGATTACCCCGGCTGCAACCAATGCAGACCTGACCACTCGCGGTTACAAGATGATCATGCGTACCACCGGTCTGGACTCAGATCAGGGGCCTACGGCGGCAACGTACATCCTCAGCGAAATCAAACCTCAGCGTATTGCCGTTATCCATGATAAACAGCAGTACGGTGAAGGCCTGGCGCGTTCTGTTCAGGAAAGCCTGAAGAAAAACGGCGGCAACGTGGTGATGTTTGAAGGCATCACGGCAGGAGATAAAGACTTCTCCACGCTGGTAGCGCGCCTGAAGAAAGAGAACGTGGATTTCGTTTACTTCGGCGGTTATTACCCGGAGATGGGCCAGATGCTGCGTCAGGCCCGTGCTGCCGGTCTTAAAACCCAGTTTATGGGACCGGAGGGCGTGGGTAACTCCTCCCTGTCCAACATTGCCGGTGCTGCCTCTGAAGGCATGCTGGTGACGCTGCCTAAGCGTTACGACCAGGTTCCGGCTAACAAAGCCATTGTTGACGCGCTGAAAGCGAAGAAACTGGATTCAACCGGCCCGTTCGTCTGGACCACCTATGCGGCTTTGCAGTCACTGACTACCGGGATGGAACGCAGCAAAAGTGCTGAGCCTGAAGATATCGCGAAGAACCTGAAAGAGGGTGCGCCGGTACCAACCGTAATGGGTGACCTGAGCTGGGATGGCAAAGGCGATCTGAAAGGCTTTGAGTTCGGCATTTTCAAATGGCATGCAGACGGCTCATCAACCGCGGTGAAATAA
- the livH gene encoding high-affinity branched-chain amino acid ABC transporter permease LivH: protein MSEQFLYFLQQMFNGVTLGSTYALIAIGYTMVYGIIGMINFAHGEVYMIGSYVSFIVIAALMMMGIDVSWMLIGAGFIVAIVIASAYGWSIERVAYKPVRSSKRLIALISAIGMSIFLQNYVSLTQGSRDLALPSLITGQWTLGETNGFAATISTMQIVIWVVTFLSMLALTLFIRYSRMGRACRACAEDLKMASLLGINTDRVISLTFVIGAAMAAVAGVLLGQFYGVINPYIGFMAGMKAFTAAVLGGIGSIPGAMLGGLILGIAEALTSAYLSTEYKDVVSFALLIVVLLVMPTGILGRPEVEKV, encoded by the coding sequence ATGTCCGAGCAGTTTCTCTACTTCCTGCAGCAAATGTTCAACGGCGTAACGTTGGGCAGCACCTATGCGCTGATCGCCATCGGTTACACTATGGTGTACGGCATCATCGGCATGATCAACTTCGCCCACGGCGAGGTCTATATGATCGGCAGCTATGTCTCTTTTATCGTGATCGCCGCCCTGATGATGATGGGCATCGACGTCAGCTGGATGCTGATCGGTGCCGGATTTATTGTGGCGATTGTGATCGCCAGCGCCTACGGCTGGAGCATTGAGCGCGTGGCCTATAAACCGGTACGCTCATCGAAGCGTTTGATAGCGCTGATCTCCGCCATCGGGATGTCGATCTTCCTGCAAAACTACGTCAGCCTGACCCAGGGTTCACGCGATCTGGCGCTGCCAAGCCTGATTACCGGACAGTGGACGCTGGGTGAAACCAATGGCTTTGCCGCGACCATCTCCACTATGCAGATTGTAATCTGGGTTGTGACTTTCCTGTCGATGCTGGCATTGACGCTGTTCATTCGCTATTCCCGCATGGGGCGTGCCTGCCGCGCCTGTGCGGAAGACCTGAAAATGGCCAGCCTGCTGGGCATTAACACTGACCGGGTGATCTCCCTGACGTTTGTGATCGGCGCCGCTATGGCTGCTGTCGCGGGCGTATTGTTGGGGCAATTTTACGGCGTGATCAACCCCTACATCGGCTTTATGGCCGGTATGAAAGCCTTTACCGCAGCTGTTCTTGGCGGCATCGGTAGTATTCCTGGCGCGATGCTGGGTGGCCTGATCCTCGGTATTGCTGAAGCCCTGACATCGGCCTATCTCAGCACTGAATACAAAGATGTGGTGTCGTTTGCCCTGCTGATTGTGGTGCTGCTGGTGATGCCAACCGGTATCCTGGGCCGTCCGGAGGTTGAGAAAGTATGA